In Vitis vinifera cultivar Pinot Noir 40024 chromosome 4, ASM3070453v1, the genomic window GGGAAGTACCACCATGGTTTTCTACTGAGGTTTCGAGCTGTGGGTTTTCTGGTCTAGAGGTTAGGGGTGAAGTTACGGGAGAGACACGCGCTGTTGAGAGCGTGAGGGTGCAGGTTCCTCTGCAGCAGTTGGAGGCAGATGCCGTGTCACTTTGTGATGGGGGGTCAGAGGGAAAGGGTTTGGTAGTAGTTGATGGTTCTGAAAAGGCTATGGTAGGCAGTGGGCTGCAGAAAGCTGTAGAGGGTAATGGTGATGGGAAGCTAGCTAATTGCAATCGGCGCTGCTTGGGTGGGGTGTCTTGTAAGGGAACCCGAAGTGGGGCTGCTGGTGGGCTGAAAAAGTTGGGCTTTCAGGGTTTGAAAGAGGCCCAAGTGGTTCAAGGATTCTCAAGTAAAGCGGCCCATCTTTGTAGTGGCCCATTGGAAGGGTCAAAAGTTTTAAAGTCTAAGGAGGCCTGCGGGGTGGGTCATCTTGCCAAGAAGGCCCATAGACTTCCTGCTCTTTGTGTGGCCCAAGGTGGAGGTGAGGGCTCTGTTAACGTGCACTACAGATCTGATTCTAAGAATAGCCCATCGGAGGAGCCGACTCTTTTGGGGGCTTCTTTCTCCTCTAGAGGGCACTATTTCCAGAATCGTAAGCTCTCCCCGCCGGTGGAACTTCACACAAGCACCGACATGGCCCTTATGGAAGAAGCGGCGAGACATCctggttctttttctttctctgtttctccCTTGGGGACACGAGCagcttcttctccttctttttgTGGGACTGATCTTGGTTCGGAGGGATGTGGGGTGGTTTTTGCTGTTGATTCTCTGGGAGAGGATAACAGTCCCCTAAGGATGGTTTCGGAAAACGACTCTTCGTTGGAGTTTGAAGAGGCTGGGGTGATCCCGATTGAAGTTGCAGTGGGTGAGAAGGATAAGGAAGAAGGGTCATGTCTTGGCTTGGCTTCAAGCGAAAAGGTGCCTATGGAGAATTGGTCCTCAAGCAACCTGGAAGCTTTCAGTGACTGGTTGGGCATGCCGACAGTGGACTTCGAGGCTGAGATCTTGGCGCTCCTCAGAAAAATGGAGGCTAGGAAAGAGGTAAGGGAGCGAGAGGATGGGAAGAGAAAGAACTCTTCTTCTTCAAAATCTGAAAGGGAATTAAAGAAACTGGGGTGTTTTATGCAAGGGATCAGAAGGTAAACGATGAGGGTGTGGATAGGGAGAGTGGGAAATCACAGCAGTGGGTGTGTAGGAgatgcattttttttcatctttttggaTTGTTAGATGGGCTTCTGCTATGTTTGGGTCACAGTAACCAGTTTGATCGGCAGGCCTACAAGAAGGTCGTCTGGGGTATTTTTTTTGGCTGACCGGAAGGCGCTCTTTGTATATTTTGATGCCCCTCTTTCAAGCGCTTTTAATTTAATCACTCtttttacctattaaaaaaaaatgtaattttactGTGCCTTCCCTTTTGGTGAGTTATTTAATTTGTCTAGTTTGTACGGATGGGCACATGTAGAAATAGGCATTGGCAGGAATTAATGTATGCAAAACTTTATTGTGCCTTTCGATTGCTTGAcctaaaaggaagaaagaatgaTCCGCGTGGGAAAGAACTCCCATAATTAGACTTAAGAGATGGTTGAAAAATCATAACTTAATGACAACACGTGGATGAAAAGTGTGTTAAGGTATAATAAGTTCACATCTAGATGGTTGAAAAATCATAACTTAATGACAACACGTGGATGAAAAGTGTGTTAAGGTATAATAAGTTCACATCTAATTTAGTTGTATGAGGTTTGGCTAAAAAACACATGTTTACCAAGTGTGGACTTACCTTATTTAGATTTTGTGACTGGTAGGGATGGGATGACTTTAAGGTAGCAGCCGATAGTTTGTAAAGATGGTTGTTTGGATAGCAAGAAACCCATATGAAGTAAGGCTGGCAATTCATGTTGATGGGATGAACATGGGGTTAAAGTTTTAAGCATTTTATTACATAACTCAATCTAAACCTAACACAAATAATGattccataaaaaatataaattcaagtaCTACTTAATTATTAAAAGGGTAACATGTTATAGAACTCATTTAAcacatttaataattagatccTCATATTTAACTATAAGGTTAAGTTGGATCTTGTGAATATCTATATGATTAACGTCTCAATCAAACTTGTTTATAATGAATGAGATAATTCGGGTTAAATTCATGTTATGTaggttgataaaaaaattatttatttattaaacgggTTATGTAGATTGATACGAATTTGACTCAAatccatttatatttaattcaaaCCCACGAACAATGTGTTAGGTTCGTGTTATCTTGACGAATCATATCAAACTTTATCATTTCTACTGTGAAAGTTGTGTATATGTTGATTGAAATGTTCTACGATAACTTGGGAAGGAAGGGATGCCCACATTCATTTAGGTTTGACATGAAAGTGAGGCAGTGGATGAGCAAAAAGTTGAAGAGAAGGGTTGCTAAATAAGTGATGACTTGTGCAGTAGGACTACTGCAGACACAGTTGAGGAGCAGAGGAAGATTTCATGAACCACTGTGAAACTGAAACCCACATGCGTCTGAACCTTCGAATCACCGTCACTGTTGTTGTTACTGTCGTGTCGCGACTGTCCCCGACTCGGCCCTCTCTGTTTTCATATTGGACTTAAGACGTAAGTTTTGTTGTCTTATCTTAAGTTATAATTTCCTAGTTACAATACAAAGTATGATTTGATTACACCTAGCTTTGCGTTCAAAACTATACCTAAACATTACgaatattttttctcaaatttttcaaaaaccaaatatagccttaatgatattattaataaaaagttcaaaaataaaatcttttattttaaatggttcattatttatttaaataattttcttttaccgtttctttacacttttttttttctgtcattctttttataccattaagacctaaATTTTACATTCctctttgtaaaatttaaaagaaaagaatatttatgaatacatttatttgaattaaattaaaatagaaaaattaaattaaaatagtaatagttaaattttaagtaatacaattatttatttaattaaatattaaatttcatttcccaataaaagaaaataattaaattttatgaatttaagtAACTTTTGAGAagtcaaaaactcttttttaagtttaataacaTCTTAAAGTTATGTATTAAAAAAGAACTAATATGAAAGTTAAGAAAATATTACTTCTTGTAAAAGCTTTATTTTGACTTATGTAAggagttattttatatttaataaaaacttttatatgaTATTAGTATTATCTTTCAAAAATTGTTACCGTGACTTTGACTTCAACTTTCAATTAAAATCGTATTCAAATAGagttctaaattttgtaaatctaaatacttaaaattattttaacttaaattattaagtaatattaAATCAATAAGTTGGTTTatcacaattatttttaattttaagttataatatgtaatttatcaaatatatttaatatgcttaaaaacttaatttaaataattttaatttataaaacatcCTCTAAATAATGCAtcaataataaatacaaaatatgcttaggtggcgtttgtttttttggcttaattctaaatagaacttttttttaacttaatactaaataatGCTTAATAGCATTAAgcattaagttgtttgttttttttaaattttatttctattaagtattaagctgtttgtttttttatatgttgaaaaccaatatcttaaatttaaattatttctaaaaagttcaaaataataaaattgttataataaataatttatcattatcattcttacaaaaaataattaatatatttattttttatataattaaaataaaatatttaaacttaataatatgaaaaataatggattgataaaacttaaatcaaattaaagaaaaaacataacaattcaagtacatattttcaaatatccgAAGACATCACATTTTAtgctaatatctaaacattgcATTTCTTACAATggtaaaaagctaaaaatgacAAGTTAACTAAACACTTGAAAGAGTTCATTTGCAATTTGGTTTCGGAACTATTGCATGAATTCTTGATCAGATGCTGCAAAAAAACTGCTTgtagttgagttttgattttgatttgcatTGTCACTTTCCAATTCCACTTCATTGTCATATTCAGAAAATAATCTATCCGCAACTGAGATTTGTCGAAGAAAATTGTGAATGGAGAAGCATGTCATGACAATTTTTGTTTGAGTAGTAAACAAATAAGGTGCCATTCTCTTCAATATTGGAAAACACGCCTTAACAACACCAAAAGCACGTTCAATGACATTTCTCAATCTTGCATGACATTGGTTGAATATCTCCTCTTTTCCTACAGCTTTACCACCACTACGAAAATCACTCAACCAATAACGCACATTACGATATGGTGCCATAAAACCTCGAGTGTGTGTGTATGTTGCATctactaaataatatttttctgaaaaaaaaaaggattgagttgattattataatgaataaatacaaattatattaaataaaatgaaaataaaatatttacctgATGGGGGCATTGGAAAATTATGTTGTGGGTTACGGATAGTTTCTGTCAAGACTCTTGAATCATGAGTTGTTCCTTCCCATCCAACAACAACAAACCTAAATATCATGTCAAAATCACAAACTGCCATaacattttgaaaacattctcCTCTCCCACGACCTCGATAAGGTACTTGTTGATTAGTGGGAATACATGCATGAATAAGAGTTCCATCAATTGCACCAACAACATCCTACATggtaataattctttaaaatataaataattatttttatatgagaataatacaaatatgatatgaataattagaaataaaaaataatataccttAAAAATTTGTCTTAGCCGACGATTGGAGATACCATTTGAACTATCATTGAATGATGGAGGAGTAATCATCTCTTTTGAGAAATTCACCATGGCCACTAAAACCTCATGGAAGTATTTGTGAATTGTTTGACTTGAGTGTTGGAATCTATTCTTAATCAATCAATTCCGAAGATTATGACTAATAGTCATAAGAAACATGGCCATTTTCTCTTCAACATTCAAATGTTTACTGTCAACAAGCCATCCTTTTTCTCGAAACATGTGACATAGAGAAATAAATCCATGTTTTTCCATCCGCATTAGTTCATAACATGTGCTAGATGAACCATTTAAAAGCTTTTGAATGAAAAGTGAACCTGTAAATGATGAAGTAGAGACTTGTTCCTTATCAATGGATGAGTCACTTAATAATTTGAGCAACAACATAAccaatctttttttaaaaactcttgTCACTTCTAACTTTGTGTCTTCATCTTCACTTGATGATGATGAACTTGAACTATTTGAGTGATGTGAAAGATTCTCCATAAGAaaatctattataaaaaaacaatagttATGAAATAAAGGCATAACAATATAATCAAATAGTTATAACAATGTATGAGTAATAAATATCCAAAACAAATATCCATAAAATGTAGAGAGAAAGTCTTATAATTGGAAAAGTTTAAATGTATCAAatatccaaaacaaacaaaccaaatGTACCAAATTAAAATCATCATATAAGTCATATACCCTATGCATTCCacaaatctaaaacaaatatttaaaaagttattttcgcAAGCTTTGAATCCATCCCATTCGCTCTTCGTCACTTTCCATCTCCATCCACACCTCTTTGTACTATTTCTTCTTGCAAAATGCATTAATTGCTACATAGTATAATGGATCCTCATAAGTCAAGAGCCTCTTCAAAATCTTCATGCATTCTTTGACTAAGGGTCCTTTAAAATTCTCCAACACATTCACTATTCTATTCATTTCTTCTTGAGTTtgctctttctttcctttcttctgttttttcttaGAACCTTCTGCTTCATCATTAGTATTTCTTAGCAAATCCTCATCTTCTTCTAAACTAATTGAAGTTTTGCTAGGCATAGATGTAGAATGTGTTGATGATTCCTCAGCCCCAGAAGCTATCACTCCTTCAGAGCTCCAATTTTTAGACCCAGTAGCTAACACTCCTCCAAACAATGCCTCTAATTCTTCCACATTTGCTAATGGTTTAAAATGGAATTGTTTAGCTTCTGgatatttctattttacaagataaacaacaaattagttatgtatacatatataagacaattatttttaaaattcactcaaatccataaaaaaaactaCCTGTAGATATTCTTCCCATTTTTCAGCTGGCCAATCAAAAGTTTTGGTTACAGAGTTGTAACCATGTCCTGTCATAGTCATCATTTTACTCCAAATGAGATATTGTCTTTTCATGTAATCCCACCCATTCTTAAGTTGTTTTGAAGTATAACGTTTTCCAAGTAACTTCTCCAACTCTTCAGCAATTCGAGGCCAAGCACTAGACTTTAAACCTCCACCTGATCTAAAGCCTTTGTTTGCCTCTTGAAGACAAAGATCAATAAAGTGCTTTCTTTGGATGGGGTCAATCCAATTTGCCCTACTAATATCAACATTTTGACTCATTACTGTACAAAAAACCAACTAACATTAatgattaattttcaattttcaattagagacaataaaataaaataaaataaaaatcttcatGAATGTAAAGTTTGAGTATGAACAAAAGTCGGTTAAGGAGTTGAAACTATGGTCATAAGTGAAGCAAAGTCATTGGTTCAGCATGCACAACAAATAATAGATATGACTAAACAGCTGAACAGTAGGAACAAGCTGAGTCCTTTGTGCCATCTGTTTGGAGTCATGGGTCCTCAACCATTCCATTCTGGTTGAGGACCCATTTGCAACGAGAAAAGGCTTATAATTAAAGGAGTATCAACTCggtaagacaaaaaaaaaaaaaagctatgcCAGTGCTTAATGGTTTGGAAGGTGAACAGAAGGTTCCTAGGACAGAGGTAGGGGAAAAAAACACTTGGATTGACATACAAACTGGGAAGATAACTCAAACTGATTACTCAGCATATTAGGGTGACGGAATCAAGAGACTATTTCTTATAGCTCAACGGTGGATGGTAGAACTGTGATAAGATTTTGGCCTAATGCACCCCCATGATAGAAACAATCTATGCACACGTAGGCATGTAGTTTGGTCCAATAAAAGTACAAGACATACAATATAGAGACCTCAAACAAACAAATCAACTCCAACACAGGTTGCCCAGAACATCGTCTAATGAGCATACATGCTACTGAATCTAACAAAAATGGCAGTGCTATAAAAGCAGTGTCCTTGCCACAAAGAATAAGAGTATCCATCAGAATAAAATGCTCAACTCTAGTAATAATTAGGATGAAAGACAATCATCAACCACTGGCATGTTGAGAGCAATTAATCATGTggttgatttcaattttccaaattcatAGTCAACAAGTTGGTTGGATTTACCAAGAGGGACTGGATAGCATAATCTATTTAATCTTTGACTCTTCAGTTGCATGGTATGCAAGTTGGGTTGGTCTCTgttactactatttttttattttttcctgaTAGGTGGTCTCTGGTAATGCTATATGTAATAAGATACAAGAGTACATCAGAAGTAGAATAGCAAAAACTCTACTGTGAGCTTTTTAATTTTCCGGGTGAATCTaaaattcaaatcaaagtgAAAAGACAAAGGACCCTAAACTTAGAGTTGGGTGTATAACAGAATTCAGCATGGATGTGCTGTTTGCAAACTGTTTTTCTCCTGATAGGAGCTAGTTCCACTATAAATATTGATGAGGCTTAAAACTATAAAACTCACAGGTTGGAACATCTTTAAAATTACGTCTTGTGTGCATCTTCTGGTGGAAATTTAAggttcaaaaacaacaaaacatatcCATCTCAATTAAACCCTCAAATCCCTCAAAGAACTAACAC contains:
- the LOC100854193 gene encoding uncharacterized protein LOC100854193, whose translation is MRVVGLPLHLWGPEVLKKIGDSCGGFVAVDEDTAHLRHLQWARVLVTLDGRRMPGMLKVVVGLSCFSIQLWWEVPPWFSTEVSSCGFSGLEVRGEVTGETRAVESVRVQVPLQQLEADAVSLCDGGSEGKGLVVVDGSEKAMVGSGLQKAVEGNGDGKLANCNRRCLGGVSCKGTRSGAAGGLKKLGFQGLKEAQVVQGFSSKAAHLCSGPLEGSKVLKSKEACGVGHLAKKAHRLPALCVAQGGGEGSVNVHYRSDSKNSPSEEPTLLGASFSSRGHYFQNRKLSPPVELHTSTDMALMEEAARHPGSFSFSVSPLGTRAASSPSFCGTDLGSEGCGVVFAVDSLGEDNSPLRMVSENDSSLEFEEAGVIPIEVAVGEKDKEEGSCLGLASSEKVPMENWSSSNLEAFSDWLGMPTVDFEAEILALLRKMEARKEVREREDGKRKNSSSSKSERELKKLGCFMQGIRR
- the LOC132253656 gene encoding uncharacterized protein LOC132253656, whose product is MVNFSKEMITPPSFNDSSNGISNRRLRQIFKDVVGAIDGTLIHACIPTNQQVPYRGRGRGECFQNVMAVCDFDMIFRFVVVGWEGTTHDSRVLTETIRNPQHNFPMPPSEKYYLVDATYTHTRGFMAPYRNVRYWLSDFRSGGKAVGKEEIFNQCHARLRNVIERAFGVVKACFPILKRMAPYLFTTQTKIVMTCFSIHNFLRQISVADRLFSEYDNEVELESDNANQNQNSTTSSFFAASDQEFMQ
- the LOC132253686 gene encoding L10-interacting MYB domain-containing protein-like: MSQNVDISRANWIDPIQRKHFIDLCLQEANKGFRSGGGLKSSAWPRIAEELEKLLGKRYTSKQLKNGWDYMKRQYLIWSKMMTMTGHGYNSVTKTFDWPAEKWEEYLQKYPEAKQFHFKPLANVEELEALFGGVLATGSKNWSSEGVIASGAEESSTHSTSMPSKTSISLEEDEDLLRNTNDEAEGSKKKQKKGKKEQTQEEMNRIVNVLENFKGPLVKECMKILKRLLTYEDPLYYVAINAFCKKK